The following nucleotide sequence is from Zea mays cultivar B73 chromosome 1, Zm-B73-REFERENCE-NAM-5.0, whole genome shotgun sequence.
gccagtttgctcgagctagcctggcgcaccggacactgtccggtgcaccacaggacagtccggtgcaccaccggacagtccggtgctcccagactgaacaaagccatctcatttccaattcgattttttctgtttccagcacttagacacaatacattagtctctaaaacaatgtactaagtctgagaaacatacatttatccttgatttgtactttgtccaccattttacacttaggcactcgtgttggacactaaatcaccaaaatacttagaaatggcccaaaagcacatttccctttcagtgggtCATAATTACACTGCCTAGCAGTGCGAGATCTGTGATCCACACATTGTCCCTAACCGCCCCTGCCAGTGATTTACCCTTATGTCTTGATATGGAGAATAGACTAGGTGCCAAGTCTTTTGGCCTCCTTCCCCCCGCCCAAGCGCTGTCCCAAAATGATATCTTGGAGCCATCTCCAATCTTAATTTCTGTTGATGCCGCAAAAAGCAGACAATCAACATCAGTGCAAGGCGTTTCCAAATTTCCACAGGCATTATAAGGAGATGTGCAAATTTGCCATAACCACCTTAAGCGCAAGGCACGCGCAAAAGCACCCAAATGCAAGACCCCCAAGCCCCCGAGGGCTTTTGGCCTCGCCACACGCTTCCAATTAACTTTGCATTTTCCTCCAGTTAGCCTGTCTGAACCCGCCCAAAGGAACTGTCTTCTTTTGGAGTCAAGGAGATTTATAATTTCCTTGGGCGCGTTAAGGGCGGATAGCATGTAGATTGCTTGCGAGGTGATCACCGTTTTAACAAGAGTCAAAAGGCCGCCAACGAGAAATTCCTCATATTCCAACTACTCAGCTTGCCCAAGACCTTGTCTACCAAAAACTGAAGGTCCCGTTTCCTTAGCCTAGCCGAAGTGAGAGGCAGACCCAAGTATCGGATCGGGAAGGTTGCTCTTCCAGCAGGGAGGCCGTTAAGAATGTCATCAAGCGGTAGTCCTTGGCAACAAATGGGCACAATTGTGGACTTTTGAAAATTGGTCATCAGACCAGAAGCCTCTCCAAATAAGGTCAACAAACTGACAATTGTCTCAATTTCCTCTTTTTTTGGCTTAACAAACAGAGTCGCGTCATCGGCATACAACGAAATCCTGAGGATAGGCGAGCGGTTCTCCAGCTTGCTCAAAGCTCCAGACTCAGCAGCAATCTTTAGGATTTTTTGCAACGGGTCGATCGCCAATACAAAAAGAAGGGGGGAGAGAGGGTCGCCCTGCCTAAGGCCTCTGCCATGGCGAATAGGAGGATTAGGCACCCCATTAACGATTACTCTTGAGGATGAAGTATAAAGGATTGTAGCAATCCAGTCAATCCACCTCACAGGAAAACCTAAGCTGTCGAATAAGGATATCAAGTAGTCCCATCGCACAGAGTCAAATGCCTTTGCAATGTCCAGCTTGATGAATAGAGTTGGTGTAAATTCTGTTCTAAATAATACTAGTATACTATAGAGAGGAGATAGAGTGAAACCGAGTCGGGTTGCTGACACTCACCCTTCCACTAGACTAGTTTCTTTGAACCACTGAAGATGAGTATTTCTTGAGATTGCGCGAGATTTTGCGTATGCTTACTTTTCTAGGGTAGTCAGTCGTCCTGTAGCTCTTGTTGCAGATAGCTGTAGGTGAATATGTAATGATTTTACGTCCGTGAAGGCTAATCGGAAGATGGAATTTCTTGAATCCTTCACTGCTTCACTGTGTCGTATGCAGTTTGCAGTACAGCGTGTTCGCTATCGGGTTAATTTTCTGGCATCTCCTTCACTCTCCAATATAAATCACCAATGATTTATGTCGGGATATCTGAAGAACTTTTGTTCATCACTGGCCACAGAAAAAACGAGTGGACTTCTTCCACTACTACTGATGTACTACACCTCGCCTGTCATGTTCACCGGAAGAAACGACAGTAATACACCAACCCATTTGCTGGACTTAACTGAGGTCAGAAGGTGACCATCGTGACACTGCTCCTCCATGTACATTTGGAAAGAGACTTCAAGTGGTTCTTGAAACGAAGTGACAGTCAGCGGAGAATTTGTATCGAGCCAAAGGATGCTTCAAACCAAGCATACCAGACACGCCACTCAGATTTTGTCTCTAGCATTACCGTGTGCTAATGCGGGTCAAGCAGCCAGTCAGCACTTTTACATGGTCAAACGAGCAAACTGTTTCCTCTTGATGCCATGCCAGTGTTGTATTCTGCACACATCAGCCGTCCCGTTTGAACGGTGATCTGGTTGGTACAGTATAAAAGAACACCACCTCTCTCGCCCCCTCCTGGGCCTTGGCACCTTTGCAGCTGCACGCGCGCATGATGCTGAGCCAGAAGAGTCTTTTTAGAGGCAGAGTATTTGTTGCAGTTCCTGAGGAACCGAGGGATGGGAAATCCATACTGTCTTGGGTTATTGACCGTGTATCTGACAGCGCAGAGATCATCATCGTCCACATAGTAACATCGCCAGACTTTGGTTAGTTATGTGCTCTGACTACTGTCCTGGATTTGATAGCCCCTTGTTGAGAATAAATGAGAAGATGTACTTGTTTCTTGCCGTAATCTTTAGTTGGTTGCTTCCTGTGATATTCTTTTTTATCTCAATTATTGTTTCTTGTTAAGTGTTCTTAGTGTATAACCTGTTGCAAAGTATTATCTTCTTACCTGATTTTTTCTTGTTATTTTTAAGAAAGCCGGCAGCAAATTTTGGACTGCTACCTGGATCAATGCTCAAGGAAAAAGGTGTGTGACATCAATTTTGCTATTTTATTTGTTCTATAGAATCTTATGTGGAATCATGCATTACACAGTCCCAGGGACTATAGGTGTGCTGCTATATATGTGTGAAGAAAACAGAGAAAATGAAAATTATGTGCTACTCTATGCATTTCTTTACTTTTGTCTTGTACTGATTGAAAGTTTAAATATGCCAGCTTTTCATTGACCAAATAACTAAAGCTACAAATTTAAAAGTAAAGGCTCAAATCCAGTATGAACTTGGGTATAAGCATATCCCGCATTTGAACATATTCATTGTATTATTTGAACTCATTTAATGAGTACATACTTGCATCATGATTACTAAAAGCGAGTACAAACGAAGTACAATCTGTGCCAAAAACTTCTTGATAATCACGTCCATAGTGAAATATCCCTGGTTTCTGTTTAACATCAAGTAAATTCTATTTTCTACCATGGTCAGGTTAGAGCTGAGAAACGGGTGTTTCTATTCACCGATATCGATGAGGGCCTTATTCATCTGATAAATTTATATGGGGTCACTGAACTTGTTATTGGTGCAGCTGCAGACAGACATTACAGgaggtctctctctctctctctctctctgtcttttAAGTATTACAAACTGAAATAGATTTGATCTTCAAGGAAATGTTTTTTTTTTGGTGTGTTGTCCAGGAAAATGAAAGCACCACAGTCTAAGACAGCACTGAGCGTGATGCAGAAAGCTCACTCACACTGCAATATGTGGTTTATTTGCAAAGGAAAGCTAATGTTTTTCAGGTAGGATACAAGTCAGCAATGGGCTTTTCAGCAATTCTAGCTTCGGTTTCTCTTGGGTTGATCTTAAGCTATACATAATTTTGCTTCTATTCTAGGTAACTTCTTCATAGAAGTCTAGGTAACATAAACATTTTAATTGTCATTTCCCAATGTACATATAACTACTTGACTGAGAGGTCATTTTTACCTGATTAAATAAACATGTTTATAGTTAGCATGTCAATTGTTGGTTTAAAATATGCTTTTTATTTCTTTATATATTGTAGTATGTGGATTTATGGTTGGGAGTACAGTTGGCATCTAATTTAATAGGTGATTAACAGCCAGTGATTGAAATTATCTGTATTTATTAGTAGCATCTCTGTTATTTTTCCTCTTGTGAATGAGTATTGAACTATTAATCCATTGAAGCTTAAGTAAATCTTTTGTTTGACTCATTTAAGTTTATGGAAATTCTCCAGGGAGGCAAATTACTGCCTGTTAACCAAGTCAAGATCAGCACGGCCAACTTGTGGTGTTGGCAatcgcaaaatggatcttcggagTTTGCTTCAACCTAATTTAGAGGTGTGAGAATTTTCTGGCATAATCCATATATATGATTTCTCAATATTGAATATTTATCTGCTTGAAACAGAAGGATCTTATTCATTTCATACCATTTTGGCATCTGTCCACCTGTTATTTCAAAAATTTCAAGAACTGCAGCAATGTGGTCTTTTTATCGGAACTACTTCCGACGATAAAAAAAAGGCATTGATATGTTTTTAGTATTTTGTGAAAAGACCTCTAACTGAGTTGAATTTTTATATTTTTTAGTATTTTATTCACACTATTATTTATGTAAACTAAAAAGGTAGGATCATTATATTAGTCCAGGATTTCACTAATTTTCTATCAACATGCTAATTACATTCACAGGCTAAAAGACTGGAATATATGTATACTAAGGATattgaaataaggaaagaaaTAGAGGCAGAAATCTCGCAACAGAGAGAAGAGACAGAAACTCTGAAGAAAGCAACTCTGATGCTCCAGAATGAGCTCGATTGGTACAGATACCAATGGAATAAGAACGCCAATGCATTGCAACAGGCAAGCAAGCAGAAGCGCCTTTTGGAGCATCGCATATCAGAGTTAGACTCTGTTGCCAGCCACTTAGGAGAGAGCATGAGAGCGTCCGATTCCCTCGTGCTCTCGCTGAAGTTGGAGTACAGTAAAGTGAAGCGGGAACGGGACGATGCGGTCAAAGAGGCCAGGGACATGCGCATGGAGAAAGAGCTCACAGAACCTCGTGCCTATGGAGCAATGAGCTCTGAGTTCTCCTTGGCGGAGTTGGAGCAGGCTACCCAGGCATTCAGCAGCTCGCTTAACATTGGTGAAGGCGGATTTGGATCTGTCTACAAGGGTCTCCTCCGGAGCACCACGGTAGCTATCAAGATCCTCAACACTGAAAGCTTGCGTGCCCAATCACAGTTCAAGCAAGAGGTAAAAACGCTTCTTTTGCTGCCTTGTAGTATAGCCATCGATGAGTTTTGTTGCtctaatttttttattttttttcaggTGGCAATACTCAGTAGAGTGAGGCATCCAAACCTAGTCACCCTCATCGGAGCAAGCCCTGAAGCTTCAGCCCTCGTTTACGAGTTCTTACCCAACGGGAGCCTGGAAGACCGTCTGAACTGTGTCAACAGCACCCTGCCACTCAGCTGGCAGGTGCGCATCCAAATCATAGCggaggtttgctccgcgctgatcttcctccacaagcacaagcctCACCCGGTTGTACACGGAGACCTCAAGCCGGGCAACATCCTCCTGGATGCGAACTTGGTGAGCAAGCTCAGCGACTTCGGAATCTCCCGCCTCTTGCTGGAGTCCAGTGCCACCGGCAGCGAGGCACACTTCACCACTCAGCCGATGGGCACGCCGGCATACATGGACCCGGAGTTCTTCGGCACGGGGGAGCTGACACCGCAGTCTGACACGTACTCCTTTGGCATTACGATCCTGCGCCTCCTGACCGGAAGGGCGCCTCTACGCCTCGCGAGGGTGGTGCAACAGGCGGTGAGTGACAACGACCTTCGCTCGGTGTTGGATCACTCGGCAGGTGAGTGGCCGCTGGCACAGGCAGAGCAGCTTGCGCGGATTGGGCTGCgcttatagatgtccaaacggtgCGGGCTGCCCGTTTGGCCCGCAGCCCGGCACGGTTTTGGCCCGGCCCACGCACGGCACGGCCCGATCCGCGTGCCGGGCTTGGGCGCCATATGCAGCCCGCGTGctccggcccggcccggcacggAAAGCAGGCCGGCCCGTTAGCAGCCCGCGCCCCATCCTAGGATACCTAACCCGCGCCCCCACTCGCCCAGGCCGCCGCCCTCATTTCGACCGCCCCGTCTCCCAAGTCCCACTCCTCCCCGCCCCGGTTGTGCTTGGCGATTTTCGTGCTCCCGCTCCCGGCGGCTCAGCCCGTGCCTCGCCGTCGCCTTGCTGCCTCCTCCGGTCCTCCCACCGTCGACGGCCGATGGCTCGCCACCTCCGACGTCTCTGGTGCTCCCtgactccctctcctccctccctacGTCTCCCTgttcctaaccctaaccctaatcccaTTCGGATCTGGTGATTGGTGATACCCTAACCCCCAATCCCATTTGGATCTGGTGATTGTTGATGCTCGTTCATCGTTGGTGCTCCTCGCTGGTCGGCTGGTGCTCCTCGCCTCATCGGATCGAGTTGTAGCTTCACAGCTAGACGACTGGTGCTCCGTGCGGTGCCGGTGCGGGTGCGTGATTCCCTTCCTGATTCTTCTCTGTCTCCGGTCCGGTGGTCCGCTGCTCTGCGCCTTGTATGGTCACTGGCTCACTCCTCACTGCCTCACTGGTGCAGTAGTGCCCCTGCTGGCTGCTTGGACATCTATAATTTTATTCTGTTTTCATTTTCCTCCCATTCTCGTCCTCCTTCTAACCTGTCCGGTTGCCTGACTTTCTCTGGTGCTCGGCTGGTCCTTGCTTGCTGTTGCTGGTCGATCTGCGCCTCTGGTGCTCCGGCTTCGAAAGGTATGtttaattttagcatttaattcttGTAATTGTGTGGATAGTTGCTTTGAACCTTGTCACTGGCTCACTGACTCACTCCTCACTGCCTCCATTTTGTTGCTTTGAACCTTGTAGCCGTTGAGGTAGCCGGAGCCGACTGTACGTTGTAGCTTATGGACCTTGACGCGGCAGCGGAAGCAGAGGAGGAGGAGCGCAGACTCGAGGACTTTAATGAGGCTGAGGATGCTAGGTTCTTC
It contains:
- the LOC103637622 gene encoding U-box domain-containing protein 70 isoform X1, giving the protein MMLSQKSLFRGRVFVAVPEEPRDGKSILSWVIDRVSDSAEIIIVHIVTSPDFESRQQILDCYLDQCSRKKVRAEKRVFLFTDIDEGLIHLINLYGVTELVIGAAADRHYRRKMKAPQSKTALSVMQKAHSHCNMWFICKGKLMFFREANYCLLTKSRSARPTCGVGNRKMDLRSLLQPNLEAKRLEYMYTKDIEIRKEIEAEISQQREETETLKKATLMLQNELDWYRYQWNKNANALQQASKQKRLLEHRISELDSVASHLGESMRASDSLVLSLKLEYSKVKRERDDAVKEARDMRMEKELTEPRAYGAMSSEFSLAELEQATQAFSSSLNIGEGGFGSVYKGLLRSTTVAIKILNTESLRAQSQFKQEVAILSRVRHPNLVTLIGASPEASALVYEFLPNGSLEDRLNCVNSTLPLSWQVRIQIIAEVCSALIFLHKHKPHPVVHGDLKPGNILLDANLVSKLSDFGISRLLLESSATGSEAHFTTQPMGTPAYMDPEFFGTGELTPQSDTYSFGITILRLLTGRAPLRLARVVQQAVSDNDLRSVLDHSAGEWPLAQAEQLARIGLRL
- the LOC103637622 gene encoding U-box domain-containing protein 70 isoform X2, encoding MLKEKAADRHYRRKMKAPQSKTALSVMQKAHSHCNMWFICKGKLMFFREANYCLLTKSRSARPTCGVGNRKMDLRSLLQPNLEAKRLEYMYTKDIEIRKEIEAEISQQREETETLKKATLMLQNELDWYRYQWNKNANALQQASKQKRLLEHRISELDSVASHLGESMRASDSLVLSLKLEYSKVKRERDDAVKEARDMRMEKELTEPRAYGAMSSEFSLAELEQATQAFSSSLNIGEGGFGSVYKGLLRSTTVAIKILNTESLRAQSQFKQEVAILSRVRHPNLVTLIGASPEASALVYEFLPNGSLEDRLNCVNSTLPLSWQVRIQIIAEVCSALIFLHKHKPHPVVHGDLKPGNILLDANLVSKLSDFGISRLLLESSATGSEAHFTTQPMGTPAYMDPEFFGTGELTPQSDTYSFGITILRLLTGRAPLRLARVVQQAVSDNDLRSVLDHSAGEWPLAQAEQLARIGLRL